In the genome of Chryseobacterium arthrosphaerae, one region contains:
- a CDS encoding diacylglycerol/lipid kinase family protein produces the protein MLPVQEAFSIFAVMNKVAFIINPFSAKKNYQPFLNELKTKVENPLYYVSESIPGTDEFIQAHFEEVDIFVAIGGDGTISTVAKNLINTDKILAIFPAGSGNGFSNETRFSKNLDELLNKIKAKKSRKIDTFTVNDRLSINVSGTGFDGKVVKEFEKTSRGFKNYIKVSLKTFFNYKPIKVKFFDEKYQQYNGRYLMLNIANTRQFGNNAYIAPKASKSDGLVDMVLVKKFPLTYSALFAFRMFTKRLKDDEYVTYLPVSEISFKVNTKNWHLDGEFNKIQSPVHVKVQPSSLNILV, from the coding sequence ATGCTTCCAGTTCAGGAAGCATTTTCTATTTTTGCGGTGATGAACAAAGTAGCTTTTATTATCAATCCCTTTTCAGCCAAAAAAAATTACCAGCCGTTTCTGAACGAGCTTAAAACCAAGGTTGAGAATCCACTGTATTATGTTTCCGAATCGATCCCGGGAACAGATGAGTTTATTCAGGCCCATTTTGAGGAAGTGGATATCTTTGTGGCTATTGGGGGAGACGGAACAATTTCTACTGTGGCTAAAAACCTGATCAATACCGATAAAATCCTGGCTATTTTCCCGGCAGGTTCAGGAAACGGATTCTCCAATGAAACCCGTTTCAGTAAAAATCTTGATGAGCTTTTAAACAAAATAAAAGCGAAAAAGTCCAGGAAGATTGATACTTTTACCGTGAATGACAGGCTTTCCATTAATGTTTCAGGAACCGGTTTCGATGGCAAAGTGGTTAAGGAGTTTGAAAAAACAAGCAGGGGATTCAAAAATTATATCAAAGTATCACTGAAGACCTTCTTCAACTATAAACCGATCAAAGTAAAGTTCTTTGATGAAAAATACCAGCAGTACAACGGCAGATACCTGATGCTGAACATCGCCAATACCCGTCAGTTTGGTAACAACGCTTATATTGCTCCCAAGGCAAGCAAAAGTGATGGTTTGGTAGACATGGTTCTGGTTAAAAAATTTCCGTTGACTTACTCGGCACTTTTCGCTTTCAGAATGTTTACCAAACGTCTGAAAGATGATGAATATGTTACTTACCTTCCGGTTTCCGAGATTTCATTCAAAGTCAATACCAAGAACTGGCATCTGGATGGAGAGTTTAATAAAATTCAGTCCCCGGTTCATGTTAAGGTGCAGCCCTCA